The Pseudomonadota bacterium genomic interval CGCAGCACGATCTCGCGATCGATCTCGAGGTGCTTCGAAAGAAGCTCGGTTGCGTGGGCGGGCTCGATCCCAGCCTTACGCATGGCGCGCGGGTTGGCCCATACGCTATCGACATCGACGCTCACTGCCAGCTCCGAGCCATGCCGATCGTAGATGGTCCCCCGTTTGGGAGCCAGCCGGACATCACGCAGATACTGCTGCTCAGCCATGCGTTTCAGCACCGGCGAGCGCTTCCACTGCAGGTCCCAGGCGCGCACCAGCACGCTGCCCGCACCCAGCATCAGCGTCGCCCCCAGCAGCACGATGCGGACCCGCATCCAGCGCCTGGGAGCCTGTACGGGAGCCGTCATTGAAGCCTCCCCGCGGGGCGCGATGCAGGCGCTTTGCCACCCACGGAAACGATCCGTGGTGCCCCTGGAACATCCATTCCTAGTTGGCCGCGGGCGACCGTCTCCACTCGACCGGCTTGACGCAGGGTTGCCGCCTCGAGCGATAGTAGGCGGCGCGACTCGGTGAGCTGGCGCTGCAGGCCGCGCGCCCTGCCCACGTCATAACCGAGCCGCACCGTTTCGAAACTCAACGTGAGATGCACGACGAACGCCGCTGCAGCCGCCAGCACAGCCGCACACCATAACATCAGGGAACGGCCGTTCATGCCGCCGGCCCGTTCGCAACACGACGCGCAGCGCGCGCCCTTGCGCTTCTGGCGCGCGGGTTGTGAGCTTGCTCTTCGCGGGACGCGCGCAGCGGCTTCTTGAACAATGGCACAAGCCTCGGGTCTGCGCGCAGTGCCTGCTTGACGCGGCGGTCTTCGAGGGAATGGAAACAGATGAGCACCGCGACGGCGCCCTCGTGCAGCACATCCGGCAACAACCTAAGCAACGCATCCAACTCGCTGAGCTCCCTGTTCACGGCGATTCTCAACGCCTGAAAGGTACGGGTCGCAGGATTGACGCGCCCCCGGCGTGCAGGGCCGAGCACCCGGACGACCGCCTTGCGCAGCTCTTCTGTAGTAGAGAGCTCGCCGGCCCGAACTGCACGTTTCGCAGAGGCCGCTATCGCGCGGGAGCGACGCTCCTGCCCGAGCGCAAACAGCACGTCCGCGAGCTCCGACTCCGGCAGCTCCTCGATCAGCTCACGAGCCGTCTTGCCCTGGGCCTGATCCATGCGCATGTCGAGCGGTCCCGATCGAGCAAAGGAAAAGCCCCGTTCGGCTCGATCAAGCTGATCCGAGCTGACGCCCAAGTCCGCGACGAGACCATCCAGCTTGGAAACTCCCCTCTCATGCAGCAACCGCTCCAGCTGCGAGAAGCGCGCGTGGACCAGCAGCGCACGAGCGCCAAAGACCGCGAGCCTGCGACGGGCGGACTCCAACGCCGTGGCATCGCGATCGAGGGCTATCACTCGGCCGTCGGGCGCGCTCGCTTCGAGCAAGGCCTGCGTGTGCCCACCCTGCCCGAGGGTGGCATCCGCGTACACGCAGCCGGACCGGGGGCCAATGGCCTGCAGGGTCTCGCTCAACAGCACGGGACGGTGGCAGACAGCATTCACAGTCCCAGCTCCGCCAGGCGTCGCGCCATCGCGTTGCGCTTCTTTGGATCCTCGAGCACGGCGCCGTTGAGCTCGCCGAAGCGGGTCTTGTCCCACAATTCGACATGCCGGCCCATGCCAGCCCACAACGCCTCACGTGTGAGCCCCGCGTGCTGCCTCAATGTCTGAGGGATGAGCAGCCGCCCCAGCTTGTCGAGCTCGCACTCGACAGCCCCAGACACGTAGATCCGTCTGAGCATGGCTACGCTCTCATCGAACTGCGGCAGGTCGGCCAGCCGCTGCTCGAACGCCAGCCACTCCTGCAGCGGATAGGCCACGAGACACGGATCAAGCCCAGTCGTGATCACCAGGTTGCAGTCGCCAAGAGCCGACAGCACCTCGCGAAAGCGCGAAGGCAAGGAGGTGCGTCCTTTCCCATCTATGGCATGTTCGTATCGCCCACGAAACACCCACGACCGCCTATCCAAGACAGAGCGGCAAGCTGTTGGCACTCATTACCACTTCTTGCCACCAAGATGCCAAGGTACGGGTATCCGCTGGACCGTGTCAACTTCTTAATCGAGTACGTAAGTGCCTGATTTCAAAAACACTTCGCCGGCAATTCCTCAACTGGGGGCGCGGAAAACACCACACCTGTACAAAAAGCGGGTGTGCATCATCGCACCAGAGGTCACCCGGCGGAGATTTCGGCATGGCGCCTGCGCTTCGGGCGTGTCCTGTCGGCAGAGGGGCGCAACTGCCGTAGACTGGCGTGCGTGCCGGCTGCCGGAACCGAGAACCTGCCGCCCGAGCTGCGGGAGGCCTGGGAGCACGTGCTAGAGCGGTGGAACGACGACGACACGCACAAGCGGTTCATTGCCCTATGCTCGGTCACGGGCAGGCTCGACTGCGCCGGCAGCACCTACCGCCGCGTCAGGGACACACAGCCGGCTCGGGCCGACGACGCCGAGGCTCGCATCCGGGCGATCTGTGAGCTTGCGCTCCAGGGGCTCATGCATACCAGGTCGTCCCCGCAAGCCACAGGCCCCCGCAAGATCTTCTACCTAGCCCTCGGCGTTGCCTCGACCCTGATCCTCTACGCGCTATGGGTGTTCCTGTAACATGCAAATCGAGTTTCAAAGCAGAGAGCTCACCATAAAGCTCGTCTACTATGGTCCGGCTCTCAGTGGAAAGACTACGAACCTGCAGGCGTTGCACCAGCTGCTCGATCAGCGGTCGCGCGGACGGATGATGAATCTGGAGACCCAGGATGACAGGACGCTGTTCTTCGACCTGCTTCCACTTAGCTTCGAGACCAAAGCAGGTCTGCAGGTACGGCTAAGGCTGTTCACGGTGCCAGGCCAAGCCATGCACGACGCAACCCGGAGACTCGTGCTGCAGGGTGTCGACGGAGTGGCCTTCATCGCAGACTCCCAGCTGTCGGAAACCCGCGCTAACCAACAGTCTTTCGCGAACCTCCAGCACAATCTCAAGGACAACGGCTTCGATTGCCAAAGGGTGCCCCTCGTAATCCAGTTCAACAAGCGTGACCTGCCGAACATACGCAGCGAAGAGGAGATCCGGAAATGGGCAGCCCAGGGACGCGAGCCGGTGTTTAGTGCGATCGCCACTCGAGGAATCGGGGTTCTCGAGACCTTTCTGGGCCTGCTCGATACGACGCTCAAGCGGCTCGAGACCGATCATCGACTCCAGGATCGCTTCGGCCTCGAGCGCGCCACCGCGCTGAATGCCGTGCGCGCTCGTTTCAACCCGCCCAAACAAGACACAGGCAACGAATGGTAACCGTTCACCGGTGGTGTTCGCTTCGACGGCGGGGCCTTAACGGTTACGACCAATGAGTTACACGGAGCTCATTCATGCGGATGCAACCAAGCTCGAAGACCTTATCGACCGAGAGTCCCTGAGGCAGATCTGCGGTTCTTTCTTCGATCTCTTCGGTCTTTCCCTGCGCGTGTTCTCAGCTACGGGTGCTCTGCTAGCCGACGTGCACGAGCAGCGCAGCATCTGCCGGTACGTCAACCGTCACGGCGCCGGACGGATAGCCTGCGCGCAGACGGTGGCGACCGTGCAGAATCTGCTGCCGCAGACCGCGACCCTGACGCACCCTTGCTTCACGGGAGCCATCTACACAGCGACGCCCATTCTCTACGATGACCGCTGCCTGGGTCGCTTCGTGGTTGGACCGTTCCTGCCGGCGGAGATCGGCGCTGTGCCGCAATCCCTTCTAGACGTCGATCCCGGCATCGACGTCGGCGAAGCCAAGTCACGTCTAGCGAGCATGCCGCGGGTACGCGAAGAGACGCTGGCACGTATTGTCGCCCACTTCCGCAACGTCTTGCAGCTGATGCTCTTCGCAGGCCACCGAGCGCGCATGACCAGCAGTGTGCACCTGGCCAGCATACGCGAGGGCTACAGGGAGCTGGCCGAAAAGACGGCGAGGCTCGAAGAAGCCTACGAGAGCCTCAAGGAGCTGGATCGGCTAAAGGGTGATTTTCTTGCCACGATCAGCCACGAGCTCAGAACGCCTCTGACCGCGGTGATCGGCTACACCGACATGCTGATCTCGGGAATCGGAGGCGAGCTGAACGAACAGCAACGGGGATTCGCGCAGACGATCCAGAGCAAAGGCGAGCTGCTCCTGGAGCTGATCACCAACATGCTCGAGTTGAACAAGCTCGAACGCGGCCAGCTGACCCTACGTCCCGAACCGCTCGATCCGATGGCGCTCGCCGCCGAGATCGAAGAGATCGTACTGCCGCAGGCGGACGCAAGGAGGATCCAGCTGCGCGTGCAGAGCATCGAACCAGCACCGGCCACCTTGGTGGCGGACGCCGTACGTATCAAGCAGGTGCTGCTCAATCTGGTGACGAACGCGATCAAGTTCACGCCTCCCGAAGGCGAAGTTGCCCTGATCGTGCGCTCCGCCGAGCTCGCCGGCGACGCAATGGAGTCGGACGATGACGGCGAAACCATCATGGGGATGGCGGTCATGATGGGCGGTGAGCCAGCGGTCCAGTTTGAGGTGCGCGATACGGGCCCGGGGATCGCAGAAGAGAATCTCGCAAGGATCTTCGACCCCTTCTATCAGATCGATCAGAGCTCCACTCGCCAGCACGGTGGCGCCGGACTCGGGCTGGCCATCGTCAAGAGCCTCGTGGACGCCCACGGTGGCAAGATCGATGTCGATAGCCGGATTGACCAAGGCACCACGTTCGTCGTCATACTGCCCGAGCGGCCTGCAACGTGAGCGACGAGTTCGGGCGCATCCAAGAGCTCCGCCGTCGCTTCTGTTGCCCGTCTTCCGATGTGGTGCTCGGAATCGGCGACGACGCGGCCCTTCTGAGCCCATGCACTGCTGCGCTCGTGGTCTCTGTCGACGCCCACGTGGAGGGTGTGCACTTCAGGCGCGAATGGGCCAGCCTGCGTCAGATCGGACGACGCGCCGTGGTAGCTGCACTGAGCGATCTCGCGGCCATGGCCGCCATGCCACGCGCCGCGCTGGTGGCGATGACGTTACCTTTGGGGCTCCAGGATGCGGAGCTGTACGAGCTGGCCGATGGCATAGGGGACGCCGCACGCGCTCACCGCTGTCCCATAGTTGGAGGTAATCTCTCGCGCGCGAGCGACTTGAGCTTGACCACGACGGTCTGCGGTCGCTGCACAGGCAAGCCTCTCACGCGTCAAGGCGCGCGGGCCGGCGACGGCATCTGGGTCACCGGGCAGTTGGGCGCCGCCGCGCTGGGGTTGGCTGCCTTGACTGCTGGCGAGACCGGTGAACGGGCACGACCGTTCGTACAGCGCTGGCGCGAGCCCATGGCGAGGCTCGAAGAAGGCCAGCAGCTCGGCGGAGTCGGCCGCGCGGGCATCGACCTCTCCGACGGCCTCCTGCAGGACCTGCGTCACGTCTGTCGCGCCTCGGGCCTGGGCGCAGTGCTGCACGCGGATCGCTTGCCGTTGGCGGCAGGGCA includes:
- a CDS encoding cell division protein FtsL encodes the protein MNGRSLMLWCAAVLAAAAAFVVHLTLSFETVRLGYDVGRARGLQRQLTESRRLLSLEAATLRQAGRVETVARGQLGMDVPGAPRIVSVGGKAPASRPAGRLQ
- the rsmH gene encoding 16S rRNA (cytosine(1402)-N(4))-methyltransferase RsmH; translation: MNAVCHRPVLLSETLQAIGPRSGCVYADATLGQGGHTQALLEASAPDGRVIALDRDATALESARRRLAVFGARALLVHARFSQLERLLHERGVSKLDGLVADLGVSSDQLDRAERGFSFARSGPLDMRMDQAQGKTARELIEELPESELADVLFALGQERRSRAIAASAKRAVRAGELSTTEELRKAVVRVLGPARRGRVNPATRTFQALRIAVNRELSELDALLRLLPDVLHEGAVAVLICFHSLEDRRVKQALRADPRLVPLFKKPLRASREEQAHNPRARSARARAARRVANGPAA
- a CDS encoding division/cell wall cluster transcriptional repressor MraZ → MPSRFREVLSALGDCNLVITTGLDPCLVAYPLQEWLAFEQRLADLPQFDESVAMLRRIYVSGAVECELDKLGRLLIPQTLRQHAGLTREALWAGMGRHVELWDKTRFGELNGAVLEDPKKRNAMARRLAELGL
- a CDS encoding GTPase domain-containing protein; its protein translation is MQIEFQSRELTIKLVYYGPALSGKTTNLQALHQLLDQRSRGRMMNLETQDDRTLFFDLLPLSFETKAGLQVRLRLFTVPGQAMHDATRRLVLQGVDGVAFIADSQLSETRANQQSFANLQHNLKDNGFDCQRVPLVIQFNKRDLPNIRSEEEIRKWAAQGREPVFSAIATRGIGVLETFLGLLDTTLKRLETDHRLQDRFGLERATALNAVRARFNPPKQDTGNEW
- a CDS encoding ATP-binding protein gives rise to the protein MSYTELIHADATKLEDLIDRESLRQICGSFFDLFGLSLRVFSATGALLADVHEQRSICRYVNRHGAGRIACAQTVATVQNLLPQTATLTHPCFTGAIYTATPILYDDRCLGRFVVGPFLPAEIGAVPQSLLDVDPGIDVGEAKSRLASMPRVREETLARIVAHFRNVLQLMLFAGHRARMTSSVHLASIREGYRELAEKTARLEEAYESLKELDRLKGDFLATISHELRTPLTAVIGYTDMLISGIGGELNEQQRGFAQTIQSKGELLLELITNMLELNKLERGQLTLRPEPLDPMALAAEIEEIVLPQADARRIQLRVQSIEPAPATLVADAVRIKQVLLNLVTNAIKFTPPEGEVALIVRSAELAGDAMESDDDGETIMGMAVMMGGEPAVQFEVRDTGPGIAEENLARIFDPFYQIDQSSTRQHGGAGLGLAIVKSLVDAHGGKIDVDSRIDQGTTFVVILPERPAT
- the thiL gene encoding thiamine-phosphate kinase; this translates as MSDEFGRIQELRRRFCCPSSDVVLGIGDDAALLSPCTAALVVSVDAHVEGVHFRREWASLRQIGRRAVVAALSDLAAMAAMPRAALVAMTLPLGLQDAELYELADGIGDAARAHRCPIVGGNLSRASDLSLTTTVCGRCTGKPLTRQGARAGDGIWVTGQLGAAALGLAALTAGETGERARPFVQRWREPMARLEEGQQLGGVGRAGIDLSDGLLQDLRHVCRASGLGAVLHADRLPLAAGHERLSRELGLNGLEVALGGGEDYELLAALPPHARPPQWATRIGEFTDQLGIVDVLTPDGRPLARPEREGYRHET